CCAGCTCAGCGACGCCTACCGGACCGACAAGGGCGGGCTGACCGGCGGGTCGGAGCGGGCGGCGGTGGAGGCAGCCTACGGCAGCGAGTTCACCACCGACGAGGATTCGCGCAGCATTACCCTGATCTACGACAGCCTGGGCATCGCGTTTGACATCGGGAAGTTCGGCGTGATGCGCGGCCGGGTGATGGCCATCATGGTCTTCGTGCCCGGCCAGTGGAAGCAGATCGTGGAAGGTCTCTAGGCGCGGAACTGCGAGGTCAGGGATCAGGGATCCGGCGGGCAAGGGGGGGTACCCGGTTCCGTCTCCGGTCCGTGCTCTCTCCGGTCCCGGACCGCGAAGTTCCCGGCCTGGGAGTGGCGGAGGGGGTGGGATTCGAACCCACGGAGCGGGTGTGTGCCCGCTCAACCGCTTAGCAGGCGGCTACCTTCGGCCACTCGGTCACCCCTCCGGCCGTGCTCCATAGTAGCACAGACCCGGGCGCGCCCGCACCGCTCCGTGCTGTGACCGCGTCGCCCGCGGACGTCAGGCGACAAAGCGCAGGGCCGGGTACAGGTCCGGCCGGCGGCGGACTCCGGCCGTCCCGAAGTAGTCCCGCCAGGGCCGCAGGCCCTCGACCAGCGACCGCAGGTCCACCCCCAGGTAGGTGTCCGGGTACCGCCGCAGCCTGTCCAGCCCCTTATCCAGCAGGACCCGAGCCCCGTGCCAGTTGCCCTTCTCGAAGTGGTAGAAGGCGGCGGCCACCTGGATGAGACCGTGGTAGAAGTCCCGTTCCGGCCCGCGGGTGGCGCGCCAGACTCCCTCCAGCAGCTCGTGGCATTCGAAGTACAGGCCGGCCTCCAGCAGGGCCGCGGCCCGGCGCAGCGCGTCCCCCGCGCCCTCCTGCCGCATCCGGACCAGGGCCCGCACCAGCCGCGAGGTCTGCCGCCGGCAGTAGTCCAGGTACGGGGCGAACTCCGGGTGCAGCGACAGGACGTCCGGCCCGCGGAGGAGCAGTCCCCGCTCGGCCAGGATGGACGCATCTGTCTCCTGGGGGCTGTAGCCCACAGGCCGTCCGATCTGGCCGGCGCGCTCCAGCACCACCTCCAGCGGCACGGCGAGCCGGTCGCTGGTGGCCAGTTCGCCGTAGGCGCAGGCCACCGGCGCCCACGATGCTCCGGCGGGATCGCCCAGCGCCTCCAGCGCCAGGCCGGACAGCAGGTGCTTGAGGCGGGCGTAGGACACGGCTCAGGGGCGGGCAGTGCCGAAGGTGGCCAGGGTGTCCGCCAGCGCCTGCGGGTCGGTAACGGGCGGCGCGCAGGCCGTGCCGGCGCACACGTAGGCCGTGGGCTGCCGCGCCGCCGTGGCCATCGCCTGCACTACCGGCGGGAGAGGGACGTCCTGCCCGTCGCCGTGCACCGAGATGATCTTGTCCGGCCGATACGTCCGGCGCGCGGCGGCATGCAGGCCCGCCGTCCGCCAGTCGTCCAGCGGGCCGACGACGGTCACGTGGGCCGGCTCGGTCAGAAGGTCGTCCACCGCCAGCAGCAGGGTGGAGGCGAACACGGCGTGCGGGGCCAGGGCCGGCGCCCACGCCCGCAGCAGGTCCTCCGCCGCCTCCCGGTAGGGGAGGTGGTGGAAGAGGCGGGACAGCCGCAGCAGGACCCGCGCGGCCACCGCGTTGGCCGCCGGCGTGGGCGCGTCCTGCACCGGAATGTGGGGCAGGTCGGTCCCCGGGCCGGACGCATCGCGAGGCACATCCCGGAATCCGGTCCCCTCCCAGTAGTCGCGCAGCATCAGGTCGGCCACCAGGCGGGCCACCCGCAGGTACCGGGCCTGGCCGGTGGTTTCATAGGCGTCCAGCAGCGCCTGGGCCATCTGGGCCTGATCGTCCAGAAAGCGGATTCCCGACACGGGGTCATCCCCCAGGGCGTGCGCGAACCCGCGCGCCGGGGAGAACGCTGCCTGCAGAAAACCCTCCAGGGCCTGCAGGGCCAGCGCCCGGCAGCGGGCGTCGTCGAGGACGACGGACGCCTCCAGGAAGGCGGACACCGCCATGCCGTTCCAGGAGGCGTAGCAGGCGGGGTCGGTGATGGGCGCCTGCCGCCGGGCCCGGGCGGCGGCGAGTCTGGCGCGGCCGCTGCGGATCAGCCGGCGCACCTCGTCCGGGTCCCTGCCCAGAGAGGCGGCCACCACGTCGGGGTCCCGGTCCACGTACAGCACGTGCCGGGTGGGGTCGGTGTGCACTTCGCCCCGCCCCCGCAGATGGTAGTGCTCGGCCAGGACGGCGAACTCGTCGTCGGTGAGCACCGCGCGCGCGTCCTGCTCGGACCAGGTGAAGTAGCCTCCATCGTCGCCCGGGGCCACGTCGGCGTCCTGGCTGCCGCGGAAGGCCGCCCGCTGCGGGTCCCACAGCACCTGCGCCATGAAGTCGATCGTGTCGGCGGCCACCGCGCGGAACGCTTCCCGCCCCGTGGCCTGGTAGCCGTGCAGGTAAGCCAGCAGCAGCGCCGCGTTATCGTAGAGCATCTTCTCGAAGTGGGGCAGGATCCATCGGGCGTCGGTGGCATAGCGGTGGAAGCCTCCGCCCACCTGGTCGTGGATGCCTCCCCGGGCCATCCGGTCCAGGGTCAGGGCCGCCATCTCCAGCAGGTCCGGGGCGCGGGTGCGGAAGTGGCGCCGCAGCAGGAACTCCACGGTGGCGGGGTGGGGGAACTTGGGCGCGCTTCCGAAACCGCCGTGGGAGGGGTCGAACGCCCGCCCGATGGCGGCCTCCGCCGCCGCCAGCAGGTCCGGGTTGAGGTCGCCCTGCTGTCGCGGGCGCCCGTGGGCCGCCAGCTGCCGGTGCAGGTCCGCGGCCGCCTGCAGGACATCCGAGCGGTTGTCCCGATAGTAGCGGGCGACGCTGAGCAGAACCCGTGAGAATGCCGGCCGGCCGTAGCTGTCCGTCGGCGGGAAGTAGGTGCCGCCGAAAAAGACCTGGCCGTCGGGGGTCAGGAACGCCGTCAGCGGCCACCCGCCTTCGCCGGACAGCGCGCCCACCGCCTGCTGGTAGCGGGCATCGATGTCCGGGCGTTCGTCCCGGTCCACCTTGATGGCCACGAAGTTCTCGTTGATGATGCGGGCCACCTCCGGGTCCTCGTAGCTTTCGCGATCCATCACGTGGCACCAGTGGCACCACACCGCCCCGACATCCAGCAGGATGGGCCGGTCCTCCCGCCGGGCCCGCTGGAAGGCCTCCTCCGACCAGGGGAACCAGTCCACCGGCTGGTGGGCGGCCGCCTGCAGGTAGGCGCTGCGCTCTGCGGCCAGGCGGTTCATGGGCCGCCTACGGGCCTCCCGCCGGCCGCCCTGCGGTCTGGGCGGCCTCCGCCCGCGCCTTCTGCTCCACGAAGTTCAGGCGCAGGTCCGCCAGCAGCGCGTCCATCTCCCGGCGCTGGCGGTCGTCCAGGCGCGGGCGCAGCAGGTCCAGAACTGCCGACATGGTGTCGATGGCCAGCCGCGCGTCGTCGAAGTTCTGCTCGATCTTCTTGGTGTTCGGGTTGGGCACCAGCCCCAGGTACTGCCAGGCGCTGCCCGCCAGCACGCCCACAAACCACCGCAGCAGGTCCACCAGGGTCGCCGGCTGCTCGGGAGTCTGCGCGGTTTCCTGCTCCTCGGCCATGCGCCCGTCCCTCCTTCCCTGCGGTACGCTTGTGACACTCCTAGCATACACGTCCCGCACCCGCGGCGGGCCAGAGGGATCAGCGGGGCTGAGGGGCGGGGCGGGTGATGGCCTGCACGGCCAGGACGCCGCCGGCCAGGGCCAGGGCGAGCAGGTCCAGGGCTGTGGCCGGGTAGATGAGCAGGAGGCCGGCCGCGATGAGGATCGCCCGTTCCGGCCAGGTGGTCTGCCGCAGCGCCCACCCGCTGATGCCGGCCGCCAGGGCGGCCAGACCCAGGATGGCGGTGATGGTGACCTTGACCACCTCGGCGGCCGGCGCCTGCAGGAGCAACCCCAGCCCGGCCGGGTGGATGGTGAACATGAAGGGGACTACGAACGCCGGCAGGGTGTACTTCCACGCCATCAGCATGGTCCGGAACGGCCGGCCTCCGGTGAGCGCGGCCGCCGCCAGCGGCGACAGGCCCACCGGCGGCGACACCTCCGAGAGAATGGCGTAGTAGAAGATGAACATGTGCGCGGCCAGCTCCGAGACGCCCAGCTTGGTCAGCGCCGGGGCCACGATGACGGCGGCGATGATGTAGGTGGCGGTGATGGGCAGGGCCAGCCCCAGCACCCACAGGGCGAGGGCGGCGTACAGCAGGGTGGGCAGGAGGCGTCCGCCCGCATAGGTGATGATGATGTCCGACACCTTCAACCCCAGCCCCGTCAGGTTGACGACGCCCACGATCAACCCCGCGGCCGCGCAGGTGGCGGCGACGCTGAGGACCTGGCGGCTGCCGTTGTCCAGCGCGGCGATGAGCCGGCGAGGGTCCACCGCCACCGGCCCCAGGCGGAGGCCCTCTGCCCCCCACCCCACTCCCGGGGCCGGGGTCCGCCGGACGCTCACCAGGGCCGTCTCGGGGCGCAGCAGGCTGGTGACCACCGCCAGCCCCGTGGCCCAGATGACAGCCTTGATGGCGGTGAAGCCGATGACCATGAACAGCGGGATGACGACCAGCGACGACAGCAGGTACCAGTAACGGCCCACCAGCTCGCGGGTCTCGGCCGCCGCGATCTCCACCGGCTGCAGCTGCATGCGCCGGGCGTCCAGTTCGATCATCAGCATGATGGCAAAGTAGTACAGGACCGTGGGGATGATGGTCATCACCAGGACCTGCAGGTAGGAGATCTTCAGGATCTCGGCGATGATGAAGGCCGCCGCCCCCAGGATGGGCGGGGAGATCACAGCGCCGATCCCCCCGGCCGCCAGCAGCCCCCCGGCCGACTCCCGGTCGTAGCCGGCCCGCTTCAGCAGGGGATAGGTGATGGCGCCCACGGTGACGGTGGTGGCCACCCCGCTGCCCGACGGCCCGCCCAGCAGGAACGAGGCCACGGTGGTGGCCTGCCCCGGGGCGGTGCGGCGGCCCCGGGTGAGGCTGAGGGCCAGGTCGACGAAGAACTTTCCGGCCCCGGACGCGTCCAGGACCGCGCCGTAGATGGTGAACAGGATGATGAAGGTGGCCGAGACTTCCAGCGGGACGCCGAAGATGCCCTCCAGGGTGATGTACAGCTGCCCGACCACCCGCGTCAGGTCGTAGCCCCGGTGGGTCCAGGGCTCGGGCAGCCACGGTCCGACAAAGGCGTAAGCCAGAAAGGCGGCCACCACCAGGACCAGGGCGTTGCCCACCGTGCGCCGGGTGGCCTCGAGGACCAGCAGGATGGTGATGATGCCGAAGGTCAGGTCCAGCCGGGTGGGGATGTAGGCCCGGTAGATGAAGGCTTCGAAGTCGACGAGGATGTATCCCAGCGACGCGATGCTCGCGGCGGCCAGGAGGAGGTCCCACCCGGTGGGTGAGGTC
This window of the Armatimonadota bacterium genome carries:
- a CDS encoding DUF309 domain-containing protein, whose protein sequence is MSYARLKHLLSGLALEALGDPAGASWAPVACAYGELATSDRLAVPLEVVLERAGQIGRPVGYSPQETDASILAERGLLLRGPDVLSLHPEFAPYLDYCRRQTSRLVRALVRMRQEGAGDALRRAAALLEAGLYFECHELLEGVWRATRGPERDFYHGLIQVAAAFYHFEKGNWHGARVLLDKGLDRLRRYPDTYLGVDLRSLVEGLRPWRDYFGTAGVRRRPDLYPALRFVA
- a CDS encoding thioredoxin domain-containing protein, whose protein sequence is MNRLAAERSAYLQAAAHQPVDWFPWSEEAFQRARREDRPILLDVGAVWCHWCHVMDRESYEDPEVARIINENFVAIKVDRDERPDIDARYQQAVGALSGEGGWPLTAFLTPDGQVFFGGTYFPPTDSYGRPAFSRVLLSVARYYRDNRSDVLQAAADLHRQLAAHGRPRQQGDLNPDLLAAAEAAIGRAFDPSHGGFGSAPKFPHPATVEFLLRRHFRTRAPDLLEMAALTLDRMARGGIHDQVGGGFHRYATDARWILPHFEKMLYDNAALLLAYLHGYQATGREAFRAVAADTIDFMAQVLWDPQRAAFRGSQDADVAPGDDGGYFTWSEQDARAVLTDDEFAVLAEHYHLRGRGEVHTDPTRHVLYVDRDPDVVAASLGRDPDEVRRLIRSGRARLAAARARRQAPITDPACYASWNGMAVSAFLEASVVLDDARCRALALQALEGFLQAAFSPARGFAHALGDDPVSGIRFLDDQAQMAQALLDAYETTGQARYLRVARLVADLMLRDYWEGTGFRDVPRDASGPGTDLPHIPVQDAPTPAANAVAARVLLRLSRLFHHLPYREAAEDLLRAWAPALAPHAVFASTLLLAVDDLLTEPAHVTVVGPLDDWRTAGLHAAARRTYRPDKIISVHGDGQDVPLPPVVQAMATAARQPTAYVCAGTACAPPVTDPQALADTLATFGTARP
- a CDS encoding DUF1844 domain-containing protein; amino-acid sequence: MAEEQETAQTPEQPATLVDLLRWFVGVLAGSAWQYLGLVPNPNTKKIEQNFDDARLAIDTMSAVLDLLRPRLDDRQRREMDALLADLRLNFVEQKARAEAAQTAGRPAGGP
- a CDS encoding TRAP transporter fused permease subunit, with protein sequence MTPAGPSSGAPVAPDQQVKEIVEKYEGKTRPLGGVWGVLAAAVGVAMAVYHLYAATVPFVRQIHLVRHLIFVLVLIFLLYPGTRRSLQRTSPTGWDLLLAAASIASLGYILVDFEAFIYRAYIPTRLDLTFGIITILLVLEATRRTVGNALVLVVAAFLAYAFVGPWLPEPWTHRGYDLTRVVGQLYITLEGIFGVPLEVSATFIILFTIYGAVLDASGAGKFFVDLALSLTRGRRTAPGQATTVASFLLGGPSGSGVATTVTVGAITYPLLKRAGYDRESAGGLLAAGGIGAVISPPILGAAAFIIAEILKISYLQVLVMTIIPTVLYYFAIMLMIELDARRMQLQPVEIAAAETRELVGRYWYLLSSLVVIPLFMVIGFTAIKAVIWATGLAVVTSLLRPETALVSVRRTPAPGVGWGAEGLRLGPVAVDPRRLIAALDNGSRQVLSVAATCAAAGLIVGVVNLTGLGLKVSDIIITYAGGRLLPTLLYAALALWVLGLALPITATYIIAAVIVAPALTKLGVSELAAHMFIFYYAILSEVSPPVGLSPLAAAALTGGRPFRTMLMAWKYTLPAFVVPFMFTIHPAGLGLLLQAPAAEVVKVTITAILGLAALAAGISGWALRQTTWPERAILIAAGLLLIYPATALDLLALALAGGVLAVQAITRPAPQPR